The DNA region GTCGGCTGGGATGTCTGTGGTTACGTAGACTGCCATTGGTTGTTCACCTCTCCTACGCGCGGGCTCGCACTCCCCTGCCGTCCGGGGCTGGGCCCGGGCCGGGTTCGTCCGGCGAAAGTCCTGTGAGGCTAGGAGTATCATCAACCCCGCGTAGGGTGTACTTCCCAGTAACGGTGCCCCCCTTAAAAGCGTGTTCAAACGAACGGAGGCGTGGGAAACCGTTGCACGGGAGGAAGGCTGGCCGACGGCTCACGGTCGCCTTCGTCGCTACCAACGACCACTCGCCTGGAGGGAACGTGAGCGAGAGTCAGTCGACAGTAACTCGTGGGTGAGTGCCAGCCGACAGTAACTTACGATCACCTATCCGATGAGTCCACATGAACGTCGCCGCGCACGCTCGAGCCCTCCGCGAGGAGGCCGCCTCGGTCGACGAGCGTCGTGGCCTGGTGCTCGCGGGCGACCGCGAGCGGGGGTACGAGGTACTGGCGACCGTCCTCGAGTCCCTCGACGTCCCGATTTCACAGACGACGCTGGTCGGCCCAGAGGATCGACTCCGCTGTGAACACCGGACCCAGTCCGAAGCCGGAGCGCTCCTGGGCACGACCCGGGAGGTCGTCGTCCTCGACGCTCACGACACCCTCGAGCCGAACGCGCTGGGGAAACTCGTGGGAACGATCGACGCCGGAGGACTCTTGATCCTGCTGACGCCGTCGCTCGAAGAGTGGCCCGACGAGCGAGGTTCGTTCGAGCGATCGATGGCCGTTCCCCCGTTCGAACTCGAGGACGTGACCGGACGCTTTCGAGCGCGGCTCGTCGAGACGCTTCGCGTCCACCGCGGGATCGCAATCGTGGACGTCGACGACGACCGCCTCGAGGACGACGGACTGACGCACCCGGCTCCCCGTCTCGTGTACCGCGGCGAACAGGTCCAGACGAACGACGTGGTCGCCAGGGCCGATGTCGTAGACGCAGAGGCCCACGACGACCGACGGACACGACACTTCCTGCAGGACGCATACGACGCCTGTTACACTGACGACCAGCGAACAGCACTCGAGACCCTCGAGCGCCTTCGCTCTCCCAAGAACGCGGTCGTCCTCGAGGCTGACCGCGGCCGCGGCAAGTCGAGCGCGATCGGACTGGCTGCCGGCTGTTTCGCCGCCGCGGGCGATCACGTCCTGGTTACCGCGCCCGCCTGGGCGAACGCGGCCGAAGCCTTCGCCCGGGCGAGTGAGTTGCTCGAGGGGTGCGGCGACCTCGAGGGAGGCTCCGATCGGAACGGGCGGCGTCTGCGGACAGTCGACGGCGGAACCATCGAGTACGCCCCGCCGCTCGAGGCCGTCTCCCGCGCCGAAACTGCCGACGTCGTGCTGGTCGACGAGGCCGCCGCTCTCTCGGTGACGGTACTCGAGTCGCTGCTAGCCGCCGATCGAATCGCGTTCGCGACGACGATCCACGGCTACGAGGGGGCTGGCCGTGGATTCTCGGTTCGTTTCCGGGATCGACTCGAGGCGAGCGACCACGACGTCTCCGAGTACGTCCTCCAGGAGCCGATCCGGTACGCCGCCGGCGACCCGCTCGAGGTCTGGTCGTTTCGAGCGATGTTGCTCGATGCCAGCCCACCGGTTGCCCCGCTTATCGAGGACGCGACTCCGGAGTCGGTCGAGTATCGTCGCCTCGAACCCGATGCCCTCCTCGAAGACGAGTCGCTCCTCCGGGAGGTCGTCGGTCTGCTCGTGCTCGCTCACTACCGAACCGAGCCGAACGACCTCGCCCGGCTGCTCGACGCGCCGAACCTCGAGACGCGGGCCCTGCTCCAGGACAGTCACGTCGTCAGTGTCACCCTGCTGGCACGGGAGGGAAACCTCTCGGAAGCGGACCGAGCGCGGATGTACGAGGGCGGGCGCATCCGCGGGAACATGATCCCCGATATCCTGACGAGTCACGTGCGCGACGAGTCGGCGGGTGAGGCTTCCGGGATTCGCGTGGTCCGCATCGCGACCCACCACGCGCGGCGTGAACGGGGGCTCGGCTCACACCTCCTGGAGCGCATCCGGGAGGAGTTCGACGGGGCGGTCGACTGGCTGGGCACCGGGTTCGGCGCGACGCCCGACCTCGTCTCGTTCTGGCGGGCAAACGGCTACCGGACGATCCACCTGTCGACGACTCGCAACGACACCAGCGGGGAGTACTCGGCGATCATGATCACGCCGTTGAGCGAAGCAGGGGAGGCTCTGCTCGAGCGCCACGCGACTCGCTTCGCCAGGCGCTTGCCGCGAGTGCTCTCCGACACTCTACACGACCTCGATCCTGACGTGGTTCGGGCCGTTACCAGATCGATCGGGACCGAATACGCGCCTCCGCTCGAGCTATCGTCCCACGAGTGGCGGGTCGTCGCCGGCGCGGCGTACGGCCCTGGCCTATACGACGTCGATCCAGGACCGTTCAGGCGACTGGTGATCTCGGCACTGATCGGGCGACCGCCAGAACTCGCGGACGCGCTCACCACGCGTCAGGTACAGTTACTCGTCCGGCGCGTCCTCCAGGCTCACACCTGGGACGACGTGGCGGCAGACCTCGAGTTCCATTCCCCGCGCCAGTGCATGCGGGCGTTCGGGTCGGCGCTGCAACCGCTAGTCGATCACTACGGAACGGCGGCCGCGCAAGCGGTTCGCGAGCGGTTTCTCGACGACGAGTCATGCGAGTAACCTGGCGATCCCATCCAGCAGTGAGAACTGGCCGCAGTCGCTTCGGTCGATACGCGATTCTATGCGTCGAGGAGTTCGGCGACGGCCACTTTCCTGGACGTTCGACTCGTTACCAGGACGAACGTCTCCACCCACACGCTCTCACCAGGTTCGATTCGAAGCGCTGGGATATCTCCGAACACGTCGGCAACGGCCGCTCGTGCCGCATCTGTCTCGGGAAGACGGAGAACCGTCTCCTCGAGCCGACATTCCGAAACGTCGCCGAGATCTGCGACCCCCTCGCCGTCCGAAGGGTGGACTTCGACGCGAAACTCCCACGGCGTCATCACGAACGTTCGCCGTTCGTTTCGACGGACTGACCAACCTCGCGATTCCGAGCGCTCGAGCGCCGCTTCGAAATCGGGCACGATCAGACCGAGGTGGTCGAAGTGCGGACGACGGCCGGGGGCGAGTGTAACGTTCACGCCGCCTCGCTGGTGGACCTGGAGTTTGAATCGAAACCCTTCGGGAATTTCGTCGGTCGGCCCGAGGGAAACGCCCTCGCCCCGGACGCTCCCGAACCGCTGATCGAGTGGGAGACCGGCCCGCTCGAGGCGGTTTGCGGCTTCGCCGACGGACGGAGTGTTGAAATGGAGGTGAAAGAGCGTCGATTGCGGCATACGCGAGAGGTAGGACGTGACCGTGATAACGATACGGATGTATCGACCGGTAACCCGTCGTAGACGACGCTTCGGGAGAGCGGCGACCCGAATTCACCGACGGCGGTCGGCGATCGACTCCTCGCTCGTTTCGGCAGCCACGAGTTCGTAGAGGATCGCCCGCCCGCCGTCGTCCTTCGGGCGCAGGATTCGACCGAGTCGCTGAGTGAACTCCCGCTCGCTCCCGCTGCCCGAGAGGACCACCGCGACCGACGCGTCAGGCACGT from Natronosalvus rutilus includes:
- the tmcA gene encoding tRNA(Met) cytidine acetyltransferase TmcA translates to MNVAAHARALREEAASVDERRGLVLAGDRERGYEVLATVLESLDVPISQTTLVGPEDRLRCEHRTQSEAGALLGTTREVVVLDAHDTLEPNALGKLVGTIDAGGLLILLTPSLEEWPDERGSFERSMAVPPFELEDVTGRFRARLVETLRVHRGIAIVDVDDDRLEDDGLTHPAPRLVYRGEQVQTNDVVARADVVDAEAHDDRRTRHFLQDAYDACYTDDQRTALETLERLRSPKNAVVLEADRGRGKSSAIGLAAGCFAAAGDHVLVTAPAWANAAEAFARASELLEGCGDLEGGSDRNGRRLRTVDGGTIEYAPPLEAVSRAETADVVLVDEAAALSVTVLESLLAADRIAFATTIHGYEGAGRGFSVRFRDRLEASDHDVSEYVLQEPIRYAAGDPLEVWSFRAMLLDASPPVAPLIEDATPESVEYRRLEPDALLEDESLLREVVGLLVLAHYRTEPNDLARLLDAPNLETRALLQDSHVVSVTLLAREGNLSEADRARMYEGGRIRGNMIPDILTSHVRDESAGEASGIRVVRIATHHARRERGLGSHLLERIREEFDGAVDWLGTGFGATPDLVSFWRANGYRTIHLSTTRNDTSGEYSAIMITPLSEAGEALLERHATRFARRLPRVLSDTLHDLDPDVVRAVTRSIGTEYAPPLELSSHEWRVVAGAAYGPGLYDVDPGPFRRLVISALIGRPPELADALTTRQVQLLVRRVLQAHTWDDVAADLEFHSPRQCMRAFGSALQPLVDHYGTAAAQAVRERFLDDESCE